A genomic segment from Comamonas terrigena NBRC 13299 encodes:
- a CDS encoding LacI family DNA-binding transcriptional regulator — translation MSIAEVARRAGTSVATVSRVFNNPGIVNAQTCSTVLRAAHELGYVPNSSARTLRTRRNKVLGVMLPTLANPVFAQCLQGIAEEAETRGYAIVLTTTEYSPEREAAAAERLLNAGVEGLILVVSNPATSQVLQRTQQTKLPYVLAYNQAQEHTCISVDNHGAIFQLIQRLHAAGHQRIGMVTGQLHASDRAQQRCKGYVEGMQAQNLSPLPVWELPFAEQALEQLQQDLMEATRPTALVCSNDVIAIRSIRAATLAGLRIPQDLCVVGFDGIGLGRDLTPSLASITQPNEAIGQQCVALLCNALTDGIPLLPSHSVQLPYGWRAGESCSPLPL, via the coding sequence ATGAGCATTGCAGAAGTGGCGCGGCGTGCAGGGACATCGGTCGCAACGGTATCGCGGGTTTTCAACAACCCGGGCATTGTCAATGCACAGACCTGCAGCACCGTGCTGCGTGCAGCGCATGAGCTTGGCTATGTGCCCAACAGCAGCGCTCGCACCTTGCGGACCCGCCGCAACAAGGTGCTGGGGGTCATGCTGCCCACCTTGGCCAATCCCGTGTTTGCACAGTGCCTGCAAGGCATTGCGGAAGAAGCGGAAACACGTGGGTATGCCATTGTTCTGACGACGACGGAATACAGCCCGGAGCGGGAGGCCGCAGCAGCAGAGCGATTGCTGAATGCCGGGGTGGAAGGGCTGATCCTGGTGGTGTCCAACCCGGCCACCTCCCAGGTCCTGCAACGCACCCAGCAAACGAAATTGCCTTATGTGCTGGCGTACAACCAGGCGCAGGAGCACACCTGCATCTCTGTCGACAACCATGGTGCGATTTTCCAGCTGATCCAGCGCCTGCATGCCGCCGGCCACCAGCGCATTGGCATGGTCACGGGCCAGTTGCATGCCTCTGACCGTGCCCAACAGCGCTGCAAAGGCTATGTGGAGGGCATGCAGGCACAGAACCTGTCGCCATTGCCCGTCTGGGAACTTCCATTTGCCGAACAGGCGCTGGAGCAGCTGCAACAGGACCTGATGGAGGCCACCAGGCCGACGGCCCTGGTGTGCAGCAATGACGTGATTGCCATTCGCAGCATCCGCGCAGCCACGTTGGCCGGATTGCGCATTCCCCAGGATCTGTGCGTCGTGGGGTTTGACGGCATTGGCCTGGGCCGCGACCTCACCCCCTCGCTCGCATCCATCACACAACCCAATGAGGCCATTGGCCAGCAGTGCGTGGCGCTTCTGTGCAACGCACTGACGGATGGCATTCCGCTTCTGCCTTCGCACAGCGTGCAGCTGCCATACGGCTGGCGTGCCGGGGAATCTTGTTCACCTTTGCCTCTGTGA
- a CDS encoding ABC transporter substrate-binding protein, which yields MSLPKANFRGLAVMAAATTMCGAVLAQNAICYNCPPEWADWGSQIKAIKADTGITVPPDNKNSGQSLAQLVAEKSSPVADVTYVGVTFAIQAQKDGVVTAYKPATWNEIPDGLKDPKGEWFTIHSGALGFMVNKAALGNKPVPKSWADLLKPEYKGLIAYLDPSSAFVGYVGAVAVNEALGGSMDNFTPALNYFKQLQKNEPIVPKQTSYARLLSGEFGILLDYDFNAYRAKYKDHANVEFVIPQEGTVVMPYVMSLVKNSPNAENGKKVLDYVLSDKGQSLWANAYLRPVRDVKMPKEVASHFLPASEYARAKSVDYRKMAEVQKSFSTRYLREVR from the coding sequence ATGTCTTTGCCTAAAGCGAACTTTCGTGGCCTGGCCGTGATGGCTGCTGCCACCACGATGTGCGGTGCCGTGCTGGCCCAAAACGCCATTTGCTACAACTGCCCTCCTGAGTGGGCGGACTGGGGAAGCCAGATCAAGGCCATCAAGGCCGATACGGGCATTACGGTGCCGCCGGACAACAAGAACTCCGGCCAGTCGCTGGCGCAGCTGGTGGCCGAGAAATCCAGCCCGGTGGCAGACGTCACCTATGTGGGCGTGACGTTTGCCATCCAGGCGCAAAAGGATGGTGTGGTGACGGCTTACAAGCCCGCCACATGGAACGAGATTCCGGATGGCTTGAAAGACCCCAAGGGGGAATGGTTCACCATCCACTCCGGCGCCCTGGGCTTCATGGTCAACAAGGCAGCCCTGGGCAACAAGCCTGTGCCCAAGTCCTGGGCGGACTTGCTCAAGCCTGAATACAAGGGGCTGATTGCCTACCTGGACCCTTCGTCTGCTTTCGTGGGCTATGTGGGCGCAGTCGCCGTGAATGAGGCCCTGGGCGGAAGCATGGACAACTTCACCCCGGCGTTGAACTATTTCAAGCAACTCCAGAAGAACGAGCCGATTGTTCCCAAGCAGACGTCGTACGCGCGTCTGCTGTCGGGAGAGTTTGGCATCTTGCTGGACTATGACTTCAACGCCTACCGGGCCAAATACAAAGACCACGCCAATGTGGAATTTGTCATTCCCCAAGAGGGCACTGTGGTCATGCCCTATGTCATGAGCCTGGTCAAAAACTCCCCCAACGCTGAAAACGGGAAAAAGGTTCTGGACTATGTGCTCTCGGACAAAGGGCAGTCGCTGTGGGCCAATGCCTACCTTCGCCCGGTTCGCGATGTGAAGATGCCCAAGGAAGTGGCCAGCCACTTCCTGCCTGCATCGGAATATGCACGCGCCAAGTCCGTCGACTACCGCAAGATGGCCGAGGTGCAAAAGAGCTTCTCCACACGCTACCTGCGTGAAGTTCGCTAA
- a CDS encoding ABC transporter permease, protein MTRHSISGSVSPRFLLIACSAPAVAFFAAFWLLPAVMLIALPAREGWKTYFATFTDVLYLQSLLQTVGLSLLVTLATLLIGAIMGIAMARSRFTGRGLLLSLLTLPLSFPGVIIGFFIILVGGRQGVVADLSAALGMERITFAYGFWGLFLGYLYFSLPRAIASYTAAAEAMDAHLEEAARSLGARGWAVARDVWWPQLMPTTMACSAIVFATAIGAFGTAFTLSSKFEVLPISIYNEFTNYANFALAASLSISLGLITWLVLWLARRFAGPNASGV, encoded by the coding sequence ATGACGCGCCACAGTATTTCGGGCTCTGTCTCTCCCCGTTTCCTTTTGATTGCCTGCAGTGCCCCTGCTGTGGCGTTCTTTGCCGCATTCTGGCTGCTTCCCGCCGTGATGTTGATTGCCCTGCCTGCCAGGGAGGGCTGGAAGACCTATTTCGCCACGTTCACCGACGTGCTGTATCTGCAAAGCCTGTTGCAGACCGTCGGGCTGTCCCTGCTGGTCACTCTGGCCACCTTGCTCATCGGGGCCATCATGGGCATTGCCATGGCCCGCAGCCGTTTTACAGGACGGGGCCTGCTGCTGTCATTGCTGACGCTGCCCCTGTCGTTCCCCGGGGTCATCATCGGCTTCTTCATCATTTTGGTGGGTGGCCGGCAAGGTGTGGTGGCCGATCTCTCCGCCGCCCTGGGCATGGAACGCATCACCTTTGCCTATGGCTTCTGGGGATTGTTTCTGGGCTATCTGTATTTCTCGCTGCCACGCGCCATCGCTTCGTACACGGCCGCAGCAGAAGCCATGGATGCCCACCTGGAGGAAGCCGCCCGCTCTTTGGGTGCCCGCGGCTGGGCCGTTGCACGCGATGTGTGGTGGCCGCAGCTGATGCCCACCACCATGGCCTGCAGTGCCATCGTATTTGCCACGGCCATTGGGGCGTTTGGCACGGCATTCACCTTGTCCAGCAAGTTTGAGGTGCTGCCCATCAGCATCTACAACGAATTCACCAACTACGCCAATTTCGCACTGGCAGCCAGCTTGTCCATCAGCCTGGGGCTGATTACCTGGCTGGTGCTCTGGCTGGCCCGACGCTTTGCCGGGCCGAATGCATCGGGGGTCTGA
- a CDS encoding ABC transporter permease gives MWAVTLVVTAFMLAPMLLSILAGVVVNYSQGISSGFTTRWLLEVWTGYGNTVLMSLFIACACVVLALVLGVPCAYALARSRSAWARHFEELLTLPVAIPGLASALALLLAYGSVTHFRQSFAFILVGHVIFTLPFMVRMVGSAFRRQELVSLEEAARSLGAPFCQRFVGILIPAVLPAIVAACLMVFTLSVGEFNLTWMLHTPLTRTLPVGLADSYASMRLEIGSAYTIIFLIVILPVMWALQAIGHVIEKHYGK, from the coding sequence ATGTGGGCCGTGACACTGGTCGTCACCGCCTTCATGCTGGCACCCATGCTGCTGTCCATTCTGGCGGGCGTGGTGGTCAATTACAGCCAGGGCATCTCCAGCGGCTTCACGACGCGCTGGTTGCTTGAAGTCTGGACAGGCTATGGCAATACGGTGCTCATGTCCTTGTTCATTGCGTGCGCCTGCGTGGTGCTCGCATTGGTTCTGGGCGTTCCGTGTGCCTATGCCCTGGCGCGCAGCCGCTCTGCCTGGGCCCGCCATTTTGAAGAGCTGTTGACGCTGCCGGTGGCCATTCCTGGTTTGGCAAGCGCATTGGCACTGCTGCTGGCCTACGGCAGCGTCACCCACTTTCGCCAGAGCTTTGCGTTCATTCTGGTGGGCCATGTGATCTTCACTCTGCCCTTCATGGTGCGCATGGTGGGCTCTGCCTTTCGCAGGCAGGAGCTTGTTTCTCTGGAGGAAGCGGCACGTTCGCTGGGGGCGCCCTTCTGCCAGCGCTTTGTCGGCATTCTCATTCCAGCCGTGCTTCCAGCCATCGTTGCCGCGTGCCTCATGGTTTTCACCTTGTCGGTCGGCGAATTCAACCTGACCTGGATGTTGCACACCCCTTTGACCCGCACCTTGCCCGTGGGGTTGGCAGACAGCTATGCCTCCATGCGCCTGGAGATTGGCTCGGCCTACACCATCATTTTTCTGATCGTCATCCTGCCTGTGATGTGGGCTCTGCAAGCGATTGGTCACGTTATTGAAAAGCACTATGGAAAATAA
- a CDS encoding phosphodiesterase codes for MTTFLLQITDLHIREPGRLTYRRIDTADYLRHTIQAILRLPQKPHAMVITGDLTDFGRAAEYAHLRELLSPLGSLPIYLLAGNHDERHGLRDAFPEFAYLPSDGEFLQYAVDIGDLRLLALDTVTPGKSEGSLCAQRLAWLENELASSQGRPVVIAMHHPPFQTLIGHMDRIGLVQGAAELEAIISRHPNVERVICGHLHRSIQVAFGGTVAMTSPAPAHQVCLDLSEDALSAWTMEPPGFMLHALPASGRMVSHTAYSGAFDGPHPFWDSNGKLID; via the coding sequence ATGACGACTTTTCTGCTGCAAATCACCGACCTGCATATTCGGGAACCAGGCCGGCTCACCTATCGACGCATTGACACAGCAGACTATCTGCGCCACACGATCCAGGCGATCTTGCGACTGCCCCAGAAGCCCCACGCCATGGTGATCACCGGTGATCTCACGGACTTTGGCAGAGCTGCGGAGTACGCGCACCTGCGTGAACTGCTCAGCCCGCTGGGGTCCTTGCCTATCTACCTGCTGGCCGGCAACCACGACGAGCGCCACGGCCTGCGGGATGCATTTCCAGAATTTGCCTATCTGCCATCGGATGGGGAGTTTCTGCAATACGCGGTGGACATCGGCGATTTGCGGCTGCTGGCACTGGATACGGTCACGCCAGGAAAAAGCGAGGGCAGCCTGTGCGCCCAGCGCCTTGCATGGCTGGAAAATGAACTGGCATCCTCCCAAGGTCGCCCGGTGGTGATTGCCATGCACCATCCGCCATTTCAGACACTGATTGGGCATATGGACCGCATTGGCTTGGTACAAGGCGCTGCAGAGCTGGAGGCCATCATCAGCCGTCACCCCAATGTGGAACGTGTCATTTGTGGCCACCTGCACCGCAGCATTCAGGTGGCATTCGGGGGCACGGTCGCCATGACTTCGCCGGCGCCTGCACACCAGGTGTGTCTGGACTTGTCGGAGGATGCGCTTTCTGCCTGGACCATGGAGCCCCCCGGGTTCATGCTGCATGCGCTGCCAGCGTCGGGGCGGATGGTCAGTCACACCGCATATAGCGGCGCCTTTGATGGCCCACACCCGTTCTGGGATAGCAATGGCAAGCTGATCGACTAG
- a CDS encoding RNA recognition motif domain-containing protein: protein MSTKIYVGNLPYSVTDSSLKSNFAEFGSVTSAKVMMDRDSGRSKGFAFVEMASADASQAAITALNGMSVDGRSIVVNLAKPREEGRGFGEKREFRASSRPNVGYGNDGYGGGSSY, encoded by the coding sequence ATGAGCACCAAAATTTACGTGGGCAACCTGCCTTACTCCGTGACCGATTCCAGCCTGAAAAGCAACTTTGCTGAATTCGGAAGCGTTACCTCCGCCAAAGTCATGATGGATCGTGACAGCGGGCGCTCTAAAGGCTTTGCGTTTGTGGAAATGGCATCTGCCGATGCGTCCCAAGCCGCTATTACTGCGCTGAATGGAATGTCCGTCGATGGTCGTTCGATCGTCGTCAACCTTGCAAAACCTCGCGAGGAAGGACGTGGATTCGGTGAAAAACGCGAATTCCGCGCCAGCTCTCGCCCGAATGTTGGCTATGGCAATGATGGCTATGGCGGTGGTTCCAGCTACTGA
- a CDS encoding 2-isopropylmalate synthase, translating to MLAIPSQKYRAFPVVHLPDRQWPSRTLAQAPIWLSTDLRDGNQALFEPMNRERKLRLFHQLVGMGFKEIEVGFPSASQTDYDIVRHLIDAQLIPADVTPMVITQLREDLITTTVHSVAGARRVIVHLYNAIAPAFREIVFGMDVPQIIAMVEHHIHLLKRLTQAHPETEWVLQYSPETFCMAELEVSLQVCNAAIAAWDAGPQRPMIINLPTTVEVSTPNVFADQIEWMDRHLARREHIVLSVHPHNDRGTGVACAEQALLAGAQRVEGCLFGNGERSGNLDVVTLALNLYTQGIAPGLDFSDISGIARIAEECTALPIHPRHPYVGDLVFTAFSGSHQDAIAKGFAAQKPDALWRVPYLPIDPNDLGRTYDSIVRVNSQSGKGGIAYLLQRDHGMVLPRRMQIEFSAIVQAMADGSEAELSSQQIWDLFQATYMRPHQKGASMHYLGHRLFDDAQGQGIELQWLDAQGQPQTRIGTGNGPIAATVAALNLPVRIDSYEERSVGGGAEVSAVAIVEASFPGVPGSRFGAGKDANIVKASVLAVLNAAMRCGHGAG from the coding sequence ATGCTGGCCATTCCCTCTCAAAAATACCGCGCTTTTCCTGTTGTCCATCTGCCTGATCGCCAATGGCCATCTCGCACGCTGGCGCAAGCGCCCATCTGGCTCTCCACCGACTTGCGTGACGGAAACCAGGCCCTGTTCGAGCCGATGAACCGTGAACGCAAGCTGCGCCTGTTCCACCAACTGGTAGGGATGGGGTTCAAGGAAATCGAAGTCGGCTTCCCCTCGGCATCGCAGACCGATTACGACATCGTGCGCCACCTGATTGATGCGCAACTGATTCCGGCCGACGTGACGCCCATGGTCATCACACAGCTGCGTGAAGACTTGATCACCACCACGGTGCACAGCGTGGCCGGTGCCCGGCGCGTGATCGTCCATCTCTACAACGCCATCGCCCCGGCTTTTCGCGAGATCGTTTTCGGCATGGACGTGCCGCAGATCATTGCGATGGTGGAACACCACATCCACCTGCTCAAGCGCCTGACCCAGGCACACCCGGAGACCGAATGGGTGCTGCAGTACTCGCCGGAGACCTTTTGCATGGCAGAACTGGAGGTGTCGCTGCAGGTGTGCAACGCCGCCATTGCCGCCTGGGATGCGGGGCCGCAGCGGCCCATGATCATCAATCTGCCAACCACCGTGGAGGTGTCCACGCCCAATGTCTTCGCCGACCAGATCGAATGGATGGACAGACACCTGGCCCGGCGTGAACACATCGTCCTGTCCGTTCACCCGCACAACGACCGGGGCACTGGCGTGGCCTGCGCCGAGCAGGCGCTGCTGGCCGGTGCCCAGCGGGTGGAGGGCTGCCTGTTTGGCAACGGCGAACGCAGTGGCAATCTGGATGTGGTCACGCTGGCCTTGAACCTCTACACCCAGGGCATTGCGCCGGGACTGGACTTTTCGGATATTTCCGGCATTGCACGCATTGCCGAGGAATGCACGGCGCTGCCCATCCACCCGCGCCATCCGTATGTGGGGGATCTGGTGTTCACCGCGTTCTCGGGCTCCCACCAGGATGCCATTGCCAAAGGCTTTGCCGCGCAAAAACCGGATGCCTTGTGGCGGGTGCCTTACCTGCCCATCGACCCCAATGACCTGGGGCGCACCTATGACAGCATTGTCCGGGTCAACAGCCAGTCGGGCAAGGGCGGGATCGCCTACCTGCTGCAACGGGACCACGGCATGGTGCTGCCACGGCGTATGCAGATTGAATTCAGCGCCATTGTGCAGGCCATGGCGGACGGCAGCGAAGCCGAACTCTCCAGCCAGCAGATATGGGACTTGTTTCAGGCCACCTATATGCGGCCGCACCAGAAGGGAGCATCCATGCACTACCTGGGCCACCGGCTGTTTGACGACGCCCAGGGGCAAGGGATTGAACTGCAGTGGCTGGATGCACAAGGCCAGCCGCAGACCCGCATTGGCACTGGCAACGGCCCCATTGCGGCGACTGTGGCCGCCTTGAACCTGCCTGTCCGTATCGACAGCTACGAGGAGCGCAGCGTGGGGGGCGGTGCCGAAGTATCGGCAGTCGCAATTGTGGAAGCGTCCTTCCCCGGTGTCCCGGGCTCCAGATTTGGTGCGGGCAAGGATGCCAATATCGTGAAAGCCTCTGTGCTGGCAGTGCTCAACGCCGCCATGCGATGTGGCCACGGCGCAGGCTGA
- a CDS encoding AraC family transcriptional regulator → MGFAAHSRGGHRLDLDPAHASPLAATGVVERYPAEHVVPFHSHPRGHLIYASTGVLLVQASTGQWLVPPTTAVWLRPCVQHQLKAMTAVTAHGIFVGEHLDAGLPPVDCVVHISPLMRELITALVQVPHQAPFQPRDALLGQLLVEELKTVAHLPFHLPWPDDQLMGTVCEHLVRHPAQASTAEDLAQRYAITSKTLHRRFLKSTGMNLGQWRQKMRLMQSIEKLLQGMPITHVALESGYESHSAYSVAFKKTFGCPPSEFVAAASGMPKGAQRLSA, encoded by the coding sequence ATGGGCTTTGCTGCACACAGCCGTGGCGGCCACAGACTGGATCTGGACCCCGCACATGCCTCCCCACTGGCCGCAACCGGGGTGGTGGAGCGCTACCCCGCAGAGCATGTGGTTCCCTTCCACAGCCACCCGCGCGGACACCTGATTTACGCGTCGACAGGGGTGTTGCTGGTGCAGGCTTCAACCGGGCAGTGGCTGGTGCCCCCCACCACGGCCGTGTGGCTGCGCCCTTGCGTACAGCACCAGTTGAAGGCGATGACGGCCGTCACCGCCCATGGCATTTTTGTGGGCGAGCACCTGGACGCGGGGCTGCCCCCCGTCGATTGCGTGGTGCACATCTCCCCGCTGATGCGGGAACTCATCACCGCCCTGGTGCAGGTGCCCCACCAAGCGCCGTTCCAGCCGCGCGATGCACTTTTGGGTCAGCTGCTGGTGGAGGAGCTGAAAACGGTGGCGCACCTGCCGTTTCATCTGCCCTGGCCCGATGACCAGCTGATGGGCACCGTGTGTGAACACCTCGTGCGCCATCCGGCACAGGCCAGCACGGCCGAGGATCTGGCCCAACGCTATGCGATCACGTCCAAAACCCTGCACCGGCGCTTCCTGAAAAGCACGGGCATGAACCTGGGGCAGTGGCGGCAGAAGATGCGCTTGATGCAGTCCATCGAAAAGCTGCTCCAGGGGATGCCCATCACCCATGTGGCCCTGGAGAGCGGCTATGAAAGCCACAGCGCCTACTCTGTGGCATTCAAGAAGACGTTTGGATGCCCGCCATCGGAGTTTGTCGCGGCAGCATCCGGCATGCCAAAAGGTGCGCAAAGGCTGTCCGCCTAG
- a CDS encoding LysR family transcriptional regulator: MNWDDTRIFLALTRTPSLRAAARSLGVDQATVGRRLNALESELGAKLFLRAKDGYLLTAAGETALAAARRMESAALELRTKIEGQDEHPGGLVRVTSTDSIAIDLLLPAVEQLQQQWPNIRVDLEVSTQLLSLSRRQVDIAFRNVRPDAPDLVVRRVAAWPVGLFASEAYLARFGEPVPEDELRGHHLVVYAPYLEQGPFLTMAGVPARQARIAMTVRSSLLVRKAVAAGIGLGEMPVWMGEREGLVRIWPQRRRPNDYEVWQVMHPDLQRTARVRAAAQFLSAAFEVE, translated from the coding sequence ATGAACTGGGACGACACCCGCATCTTTCTTGCCCTGACCCGCACGCCTTCCCTGCGTGCCGCTGCGCGCAGCCTGGGGGTGGACCAGGCCACGGTCGGGCGGCGCCTGAACGCGCTGGAATCCGAGCTGGGGGCCAAGCTCTTTCTGCGCGCCAAGGACGGCTACCTGCTCACCGCCGCAGGCGAGACGGCGCTGGCCGCCGCGCGGCGCATGGAAAGCGCCGCGCTGGAGCTGCGCACCAAGATCGAGGGGCAGGACGAGCACCCGGGCGGGCTGGTGCGCGTGACCAGCACCGATTCCATCGCCATCGACCTGCTGCTGCCTGCGGTGGAGCAGCTGCAGCAGCAGTGGCCGAACATCCGGGTGGACCTGGAAGTCTCCACCCAGCTGCTCAGCCTCAGCCGCCGGCAGGTGGACATCGCGTTCCGCAATGTCCGGCCCGACGCCCCGGATCTGGTGGTGCGCCGGGTGGCGGCCTGGCCCGTGGGCCTGTTTGCCAGTGAGGCCTATCTGGCGCGTTTTGGCGAACCCGTTCCGGAGGACGAGCTGCGCGGCCACCACCTGGTGGTCTACGCACCCTACCTGGAGCAGGGCCCGTTTCTGACCATGGCCGGCGTGCCGGCACGCCAGGCCCGGATTGCCATGACCGTGCGCTCCAGCCTGCTGGTGCGCAAGGCGGTGGCGGCCGGCATCGGCCTCGGGGAAATGCCCGTGTGGATGGGTGAACGCGAAGGCCTGGTCCGCATCTGGCCGCAACGCCGCCGCCCGAACGACTACGAAGTCTGGCAGGTCATGCACCCCGATCTGCAGCGCACTGCCCGCGTGCGTGCAGCGGCGCAGTTTCTGTCTGCGGCCTTTGAGGTGGAGTAA
- a CDS encoding NAD(P)H-quinone oxidoreductase — protein sequence MQAIVFDDFGGPEVLVPRDLPIPEVRPHDLMVRNAAIGVNRADLLHRKGAYGRAYFGDADTMGLEIAGTVVALGPQVQGFAVGDRVMGIVGGGAYAELSRIDHRMAMHVPQGLDLVEAGAVAEVFVTAHEALFHLAGLRAGESVLIHAAAGGVGSAAVQLAHAAGARVFATASGDKRDAVLGFGADVCIDYRSEDFQTVVAQATEGKGVDVVIDFVGAPYLEANVRSLAVGGRMVCVGLLGGAANASLPMDAVLYRHLKIFGTVMKSRTPEVKQAMVQRFAKQWLAALEAGTIRPVIDRRFALADAAQAHQHMESGANIGKILLLPAGTER from the coding sequence ATGCAGGCCATTGTGTTTGACGACTTTGGCGGCCCCGAAGTGCTGGTGCCCCGCGACCTGCCTATTCCCGAGGTGCGCCCGCACGACCTGATGGTGCGCAATGCCGCCATCGGCGTGAACCGCGCCGACCTGCTGCACCGCAAGGGGGCCTACGGCCGCGCCTACTTTGGCGATGCCGACACCATGGGCCTGGAGATTGCGGGCACCGTGGTGGCGCTGGGCCCGCAGGTGCAGGGCTTTGCCGTGGGCGACCGGGTGATGGGCATTGTGGGCGGCGGCGCCTATGCGGAGTTGTCGCGCATCGACCACCGCATGGCCATGCATGTGCCCCAGGGCCTGGACCTGGTGGAGGCCGGTGCCGTGGCTGAGGTGTTTGTGACCGCGCACGAGGCGCTGTTTCACCTGGCCGGCCTGCGCGCCGGGGAATCGGTGCTGATCCATGCGGCGGCGGGCGGCGTCGGCTCGGCCGCCGTGCAACTGGCCCATGCGGCGGGCGCCCGGGTGTTTGCCACCGCCAGCGGCGACAAGCGCGACGCGGTACTGGGCTTTGGCGCGGATGTGTGCATCGACTACCGCAGCGAAGACTTCCAGACCGTGGTGGCCCAGGCGACCGAGGGCAAAGGTGTGGACGTGGTGATCGACTTTGTAGGAGCCCCTTACCTGGAGGCCAATGTGCGTTCCCTGGCCGTGGGCGGGCGCATGGTGTGCGTGGGTCTGCTGGGTGGCGCGGCCAACGCCAGCTTGCCCATGGACGCGGTGCTGTACCGCCACCTGAAGATCTTTGGCACGGTAATGAAGTCACGCACACCCGAAGTCAAACAGGCCATGGTGCAGCGCTTTGCCAAGCAATGGCTTGCCGCCCTGGAGGCGGGCACGATCCGGCCGGTGATCGACCGCCGCTTTGCGCTGGCAGACGCCGCGCAGGCGCACCAGCACATGGAGTCCGGTGCCAATATCGGCAAGATTCTGCTGCTGCCCGCTGGCACGGAGCGCTGA
- a CDS encoding VOC family protein: MHPFRIQRIDHIVLRVSDLERSIRFYQQVLGCELVKRREDLGMVHLRAGASLIDLVDVQGPLGRAGGGPALPGERRNVDHLCLRIDPFDEAALLAHLASHGVAAEKAEERLGAEGTGPSLYCSDPDHNRVELKGPANAA; the protein is encoded by the coding sequence ATGCATCCATTCCGCATCCAGCGTATCGACCACATCGTGCTGCGGGTCAGCGACCTGGAGCGCAGCATCCGCTTCTACCAGCAGGTGCTGGGCTGCGAGCTGGTCAAGCGGCGCGAGGACCTGGGCATGGTCCATCTGCGTGCCGGCGCCTCCCTGATCGATCTGGTCGATGTGCAAGGCCCGCTCGGGCGTGCGGGCGGTGGACCCGCCTTGCCCGGCGAGCGCCGGAACGTCGACCATCTGTGCCTGCGCATCGATCCTTTTGACGAAGCCGCGCTGCTGGCGCATCTGGCCAGCCATGGCGTAGCGGCAGAGAAAGCCGAGGAGCGTCTGGGGGCCGAAGGCACAGGGCCCTCCCTCTACTGCAGCGATCCGGACCACAACCGGGTGGAACTCAAAGGCCCGGCGAACGCCGCGTGA
- a CDS encoding DMT family transporter, whose translation MTDMNSKMALMSALGMALAAGAVLPFQAAANANVGRALGHPLWGAMASLTVSVAVIVPLLLAVKAPSPNVSAALHGPWWLWVGGVLGALYVGSATVLTPKLGAGSFLVAVVAGQMVTAVLVDHYGLMGLTPRPINAMRVLGVLLILGGVFLIQGGGSKQPVKPVAMPVPASTGLGTS comes from the coding sequence ATGACCGATATGAACAGCAAGATGGCCTTGATGAGCGCATTGGGCATGGCACTGGCCGCCGGTGCGGTGCTGCCTTTTCAGGCCGCCGCCAATGCCAACGTGGGGCGCGCGCTGGGCCACCCGCTGTGGGGGGCCATGGCCTCGCTGACCGTCAGCGTGGCCGTGATCGTTCCGCTGCTGCTGGCGGTCAAAGCCCCCAGCCCGAATGTCAGCGCCGCCCTGCACGGCCCCTGGTGGCTGTGGGTGGGCGGGGTGCTGGGCGCGCTGTACGTGGGCAGCGCCACCGTGCTGACGCCCAAGCTGGGCGCCGGGAGCTTTCTGGTGGCCGTGGTCGCCGGGCAAATGGTCACTGCGGTGCTGGTGGACCACTACGGCCTGATGGGGCTGACCCCCCGGCCCATCAACGCCATGCGTGTGCTGGGCGTGCTGCTGATTCTGGGTGGGGTGTTTCTGATCCAGGGCGGCGGCAGCAAGCAGCCGGTGAAGCCGGTGGCCATGCCCGTGCCTGCCAGCACCGGCTTGGGCACCTCCTGA